In one Parambassis ranga chromosome 6, fParRan2.1, whole genome shotgun sequence genomic region, the following are encoded:
- the nup205 gene encoding nuclear pore complex protein Nup205 isoform X3 produces MAAQMAVNSASLWGPLKELWETVDGAVLRRQPESVHLLDLQLKKHKPHFLSLFKNPPKSAEQRDKVRKASTEGIAIQGQQGSRLLPEQLLTEAFILSDLFDIGELAALELLLAGEQQQPHFPGLTRGLVAVLLYWDGKLCIANSLRTLIQSRHGKTFTLDLSGELVTLTTRFTDELMSQGLTKRILALVSEISVTREFERLQKERGLGNEKHRKEVSDLIKECRQALADSLFSWTCQSPLTKDDTLTLIGYLETVTAQADGSLDTVNLALVMALLYCLDVSFIEQGTEDREDLLQTLPLLTERQYVSAVHSRLMDGQPWKLPGLQAVCRLAWALSLRVLSQLPQGSALVEFTEADEALADQALLGDVFLFMKEGVLGCESFAQEEFYIRRLHSLITDFLALMPMKVKQLRNRADEDARLVHMSLQMESELPSSLRKDLDHLMFLIGEFYSKDPFGLELGLEFWCPTESLQHTSLQGSYLGMALQRPPHKQVVLSKFVRQMGDLLPSTLYISYLRMLKGLANGPQCAHYCFSLLKTNGATHSDNIQGVSGSPVSWEHFFHSLMLYHENLRRDLPNPDAAHYRHPPLRGITQRELEGLTSFLQLLTTIITWSENARLALCEHPQWTPAVVMLGLLQCSVPPILKAELMHCLAAFGKSPEIASLLWQSLEYTQILQTVRAPGQRQAAGIEVELNEIESSCEEYPLTRGFCHLISTLVESSLPVNLGAGLRVPGFQPYLNFLRDSVFLPFPTRAYRRPAEKWEVADSVLEVFHKLLRDYEPQPSDFVQEMVELQGEQVPAHKPPGHSIVFHLLNDSPMLALCLSLLEEGVRQLDTYAPFPGKKHLESAVLHCLCLLDLALQKEVVFMDLLRESQASLLVSPLEQLLQGVSPQTRRADHIVNIARYLYHSSSNPEAAFQSAKILRRIANYPNIQIRLVGDFTHDQAVSDKLMAGFVECLDNEEAEEGTEKGDDLDSQKKVARIRHETQIHILNLLITSLELKTPNLALYLLGYEVKKPVSSTNLQDPGVLGCPRSCLHAILSLLQRGTEKRSGPVLTQQAPHLAELCYQVIYQLCACPDTSGPTMRYLRTSQDFLFSHLQHLPFILQPANQIAALSQMSWLMKTAAIELRVTSLNRQRSHTQRLVSLLLDDQPHSQHAADGESGMEEETRSVSGFLHFDTVSKVRRKLLSVLDVIDFSQDMPELLQLDFFERTQIEQVISNCEHVNEQGHTVCNVKLLHRVLVAEVNALQGMAAIGQRPMLMEEVNSILQQVVERNRVRRSLSAKRHALQSWRSLVETLLTACPADLIPADDRQLIIRDLLLDLHDKVLSDDAAGELMPIVAGAVFTLTAHLSQSVLSEQQQGVGLEASSGFASIANSALHLILRKLLDFILCTGGGYQRLRAHLYGSLLYYLQIAQKPEEPDTLQTAGKAMWERLTAPEDGFSKLQRENLAIIESYGKALMEVVCRDACDGHEISRMLALAVLDRMLSIDRQNQWLVYVCNSGYLRSLVESLRQDDAALQSLLNPQPPLLKPLYLYESKMALLTRVAKTGQGAVELLRCGLVAQLIECQVFDMIPDSDAHRVMRDPSGFIPSPTDRYRQILLPALRLFQVILTSTSINHQQGASQVLQWLIVHADTIQSLLRCQELSMGALQELSLLTGIISKTALPGALEMGGEINSAALMEFQGHINRFQRLCLSLLGRLAGSERERLLKQAEISAPGESAERREEMEVAMQQVCANIMEYCQTLLLQSSAQAQFSICLFSPSGSEPAGRDGGRADLSSTLPSMAYSRVPSLGLVLFLLKNSAADFFQFHQSHRQSLGKLQSLDQLPPEELKELCQGLVSGPGGVEKISSVQRNLLAKRRLVQLINNRAKLLALCSYVIETCLFVLWRHLEYYLLHCTPTDPKDSVLPGASLYRSRLTDDSFGGLQASGGRGLGLSRVSQQDLDLLKSDMAAGFGEALQRKLLDVESLYSQVRSRYTFIQALVRRIRGLLQQPKS; encoded by the exons ATGGCGGCGCAGATGGCGGTAAATTCGG CAAGTCTGTGGGGGCCACTGAAAGAGCTGTGGGAAACAGTGGATGGAGCTGTGTTGAGGAGACAGCCAGAAAGTGTCCACCTCCTGGACCTTCAactgaagaaacacaaaccaCATTTTCTCTCGCTATTTAAGAATCCA CCAAAAAGTGCAGAACAGAGAGACAAAGTACGTAAAGCCAGCACAGAAGGTATTGCCATCCAAGGTCAGCAGGGATCACGCCTCCTTCCAGAACAGCTTCTGACAGAGGCCTTCATCCTCAGTGATTTGTTTGATATTGGAGAGTTAGCTGCACTGGAGCTTCTGTTGGCAG GTGAACAACAGCAGCCACATTTTCCAGGTCTTACACGAGGTCTTGTGGCTGTGTTACTCTACTGGGATGGAAAACTTTGTATAGCCAACTCTCTGCGCACACTCATCCAGTCTCGCCATGGCAAGACCTTTACCCTGGATCTGAG TGGAGAGCTGGTCACTTTGACCACACGCTTTACAGATGAGCTAATGAGCCAGGGTCTGACCAAACGCATCCTTGCCCTGGTGTCAGAGATCAGCGTGACGCGAGAGTTTGAACGGCTGCAGAAGGAGCGTGGACTGGGAAATGAAAAGCACAGGAAGGAG GTTTCAGATCTCATCAAAGAATGCAGGCAGGCACTGGCAGACTCCCTGTTTTCATGGACCTGCCAATCACCCTTGACTAAAGATGACACCCTCACTCTCATTGGCTATCTGGAAACAGTGACAGCTCAAGCTGATGGCTCGCTGGACACTGTGAACTTAGCTCTAGTAATGGCACTTCTCTACTGCTTGGATGTTAGCTTTATAGAGCAGGGGACGGAAGACAGAGAAG ATCTCCTCCAGACGCTGCCATTGCTCACAGAAAGACAGTATGTGTCTGCCGTGCACAGTAGGCTGATGGACGGCCAACCTTGGAAGCTACCTGGTCTACAAGCTGTGTGTCGACTGGCCTGGGCTCTGTCTCTAAGAGTTCTTTCCCAGCTACCACAGGGCTCAG CCCTGGTTGAGTTCACTGAGGCAGATGAGGCTCTGGCTGATCAGGCTCTATTGGGTGACGTCTTCCTGTTTATGAAGGAGGGAGTGTTGGGATGTGAGAGCTTTGCCCAGGAGGAGTTTTACATTCGCCGCCTTCATTCactcatcacagactttctggcACTCATGCCAATGAAG GTGAAGCAGCTTCGCAACCGTGCTGATGAGGATGCTCGGCTGGTGCACATGTCACTACAGATGGAGAGTGAACTTCCATCATCATTGCGCAAAGACTTGGACCATCTTATGTTTCTG ATAGGAGAGTTTTACAGTAAAGATCCATTTGGGCTCGAGCTGGGTCTGGAGTTCTGGTGTCCTACAGAGTCTCTCCAACACACATCCCTACAGGGATCCTACCTGGGAATGGCCTTGCAAAGACCTCCACATAAGCAG GTGGTTCTCTCCAAGTTTGTTCGTCAGATGGGAGACCTTCTGCCCTCCACCCTCTATATCTCTTATCTCCGAATGTTGAAAGGTCTTGCCAATGGTCCTCAGTGTGCTCACTACTGCTTCAGTCTGCTAAAAACCAACGGAGCCACACACA GTGACAACATCCAAGGTGTCTCAGGCAGCCCAGTGTCATGGGAACATTTTTTTCACTCTCTTATGCTGTACCACGAGAACCTGCGACGTGACCTTCCAAATCCGGATGCAGCGCACTACCGCCACCCACCACTCAGGGGCATCACCCAAAGAGAGCTGGAAGGACTAACCTCATTTTTGCAGTTGCTTACCACCATCATTACATGG AGTGAAAATGCTCGACTGGCTCTGTGTGAGCATCCACAGTGGACTCCAGCTGTAGTGATGTTGGGGTTGCTACAGTGCAGCGTTCCTCCCATCCTGAAGGCTGAGCTCATGCACTGCCTTGCAGCATTTGGCAAGTCACCAGAGATCGCTTCTTTACTCTGGCAGTCACTGGAGTACACTCAG ATACTTCAGACTGTGCGAGCCCCAGGACAGAGGCAAGCTGCAGGCATTGAG GTGGAGCTGAATGAGATTGAATCGAGCTGTGAGGAGTACCCGCTGACCCGAGGCTTCTGCCATCTGATCAGCACATTGGTTGAGAGCAGCTTGCCTGTTAATTTGGGGGCAGGCCTGCGTGTGCCAGGCTTTCAGCCTTATTTGAACTTTTTGCGTGACTCTGTATTCCTCCCCTTCCCCACCAGAGCATATCGACGTCCAGCTGAGAAG TGGGAGGTCGCGGACTCAGTCTTGGAAGTGTTTCACAAGCTGTTGCGGGACTATGAACCCCAGCCATCAGACTTTGTCCAGGAGATGGTGGAGCTGCAGGGTGAGCAGGTCCCAGCCCACAAGCCCCCCGGACACAGCATTGTGTTCCACCTGCTCAACGACTCGCCCATGCTGGCACTTTGCCTCAGCCTTCTGGAGGAAGGTGTGCGCCAGCTGGACACCTACGCACCCTTCCCTG GTAAAAAGCACTTGGAGTCTGCAGTGTTGCACTGCCTGTGCCTTCTAGACTTGGCTCTGCAGAAGGAGGTGGTGTTCATGGACCTGCTCAGGGAGAGCCAGGCTTCCCTGCTAGTTTCACCCCTGGAGCAGCTCCTCCAGGGAGTCAGTCCTCAAACCCGAAGGGCTGATCACATTGTCAATATTGCCAG GTATTTGTACCACAGCAGCTCAAACCCAGAGGCTGCTTTCCAGAGTGCCAAGATTCTGCGTCGGATTGCCAACTATCCTAACATTCAAATTAGGCTGGTGGGAGATTTTACACATGACCAG GCTGTGAGTGACAAGCTTATGGCAGGCTTTGTGGAGTGTCTGGACAatgaagaggcagaggagggaacCGAGAAAGGAGATG ACTTAGACTCACAAAAGAAGGTGGCAAGAATCCGACATGAAACCCAGATCCACATCCTGAACTTGCTCATCACCTCTTTGGAGCTGAAGACGCCAAATCTAGCCCTGTATCTGTTAGGTTATGAAGTTAAGAAGCCAGTTTCCTCAACCAATCTCCAGGATCCAG GTGTGTTGGGATGTCCACGAAGCTGCCTACACGCCATCCTTAGTCTGCTGCAAAGAGGCACTGAGAAACGATCGGGACCTGTACTCACTCAGCAGGCTCCGCACCTGGCTGAGCTCTGCTACCAG GTGATCTACCAGCTTTGTGCCTGCCCCGACACATCTGGACCCACCATGCGCTATTTGAGGACCAGCCAGGACTTCTTGTTCTCTCACCTGCAACATCTACCATTCATCTTGCAGC CAGCCAACCAGATTGCTGCTCTCTCACAGATGTCTTGGCTCATGAAAACCGCTGCAATTGAACTAAGAGTAACCTCACTTAACCGTCAGCGTTCCCATACACAACGCCTTGTTAGCCTCCTGTTGGATGATCAGCCACATAGTCAGCATGCAG CTGATGGAGAATCAGGCATGGAAGAAGAGACCAGATCAGTCAGTGGTTTCCTGCATTTTGACACAGTTTCTAAAG TTCGCAGGAAGTTGCTAAGTGTGCTGGACGTAATTGATTTCAGTCAAGACATGCCTGAGTTGCTGCAGCTGGATTTCTTTGAGCGGACTCAGATTGAGCAGGTGATCTCCAACTGTGAGCATGTCAATGAGCAAGGACACACTGTGTGCAATGTTAAG TTGCTTCATAGAGTGTTGGTTGCTGAGGTGAATGCACTACAAGGGATGGCAGCAATTGGACAGAGACCCATGTTAATGGAA GAGGTAAACTCCATTCTGCAGCAAGTGGTGGAGCGTAATCGTGTGCGTCGGAGTCTAAGTGCAAAGCGCCATGCGCTGCAGTCCTGGAGGAGCCTGGTGGAGACGCTGCTGACTGCCTGTCCAGCTGATCTCATTCCTGCTGATGACAGGCAGCTCATCATTAGAGACCTTTTGCTGGACCTGCACGATAAG gtaTTATCGGATGACGCAGCAGGAGAATTGATGCCCATTGTTGCCGGGGCAGTTTTCACTCTGACAGCACACCTCAGCCAGTCAGTGctttctgagcagcagcagggggtgGGATTAGAAGCATCCTCAGGCTTTGCTTCTATAGCCAACTCTGCCCTGCACTTGATTCTCCGCAAGCTGTTGGATTTTATTCTTTGTACCG GAGGTGGATATCAGCGTCTCCGTGCTCATCTGTATGGCTCTTTGCTGTACTACCTGCAAATTGCCCAGAAACCTGAAGAACCAGACACTCTGCAGACGG CTGGCAAAGCAATGTGGGAGCGTCTCACTGCTCCTGAAGACGGTTTCTCcaaactgcagagagagaacCTTGCTATCATTGAGAGCTATGGCAAAGCACTGATGGAGGTTGTGTGCAGGGACGCCTGTGATGGCCATGAAATAAGTAGG ATGTTGGCTCTGGCAGTGTTGGACCGTATGCTGTCTATAGACCGCCAGAATCAATGGCTGGTGTACGTTTGTAACAGTGGCTACCTCCGCTCATTAGTGGAGAGCCTGAGACAGGATGATGCTGCCCTGCAGAGCCTGCTTAACCCACAGCCTCCTCTCCTTAAACCCCTCTACCTATATGAAAGCAAAATG GCTCTGCTGACTCGTGTGGCTAAGACAGGTCAGggagctgtggagctgctgcgaTGTGGACTGGTGGCACAGCTGATTGAATGTCAAGTGTTTGACATGATACCTGACAGTGATGCACACAG GGTGATGAGGGATCCATCAGGATTCATCCCTAGTCCTACAGACCGCTACAGGCAGATTCTTTTACCAGCCTTAAGACTCTTTCAAGTGATCCTGACATCAACCTCCATaaatcaccagcagggggcatcACAG gTTCTGCAGTGGCTGATAGTCCATGCAGACACGATCCAGTCCCTGCTGCGCTGCCAGGAGCTCAGTATGGGAGCTCTGCAAGAACTGTCTTTGCTCACTGGCATCATCAGTAAGACTGCTCTGCCAG gTGCCCTCGAGATGGGTGGAGAGATTAACAGTGCTGCTCTTATGGAGTTCCAGGGTCACATTAACAGATTCCAG cgtctgtgtctgtctctgcttgGTCGTCTGGCAGGCAGTGAGCGAGAGAGGTTGCTAAAACAGGCTGAGATCTCGGCACCTGGAGAATCAGCTGAACGACGAGAAGAGATGGAGGTGGCAATGCAACAG GTGTGTGCTAACATCATGGAGTACTGCCAAACCCTCCTGTTGCAGAGCTCTGCCCAGGCTCAGTTCAGCATCTGCCTCTTCAGCCCGTCTGGCAGCGAGCCAGCTGGAAGAGATGGAGGGCGTGCAG atctcTCATCCACTCTACCATCCATGGCTTACTCCCGAGTGCCTAGTCTGGGTCTAGTCTTATTTTTGCTGAAGAACAGTGCTGCAGACTTCTTCCAGTTCCACCAAAGTCACAGACAAAGCCTGGGAAAACTGCAGAGTCTGGATCAGCTGCCTCCTGAAGAGCTTAAGGAG TTGTGCCAAGGTCTGGTGTCAGGCCCAGGAGGGGTGGAGAAAATCTCATCAGTCCAGAGGAACTTGCTGGCCAAGAGAAGACTGGTCCAGCTTATCAACAACAGAGCCAAGCTGCTGGCCCTCTGTTCAT ATGTTATTGAGACCTGCTTGTTCGTGCTGTGGCGCCACCTGGAGTACTATCTGTTGCATTGTACGCCCACTGATCCAAAGGACTCTGTGCTGCCCGGAGCCAGTCTGTACAGATCACGCCTCACAGATG aCTCCTTTGGCGGGTTGCAGGCTAGTGGAGGCCGCGGACTTGGCCTGTCCAGAGTCAGCCAACAAGACTTAGATCTG TTGAAAAGTGACATGGCTGCAGGATTTGGGGAGGCTCTGCAGAGGAAGCTGCTCGATGTGGAAAGCTTGTACAGCCAGGTCCGATCTCGCTACACCTTCATCCAAGCCCTGGTCCGCAGGATCCGTGGCCTGCTCCAGCAGCCCAAAAGTTga